ACGGAAAACTTCTTAAAGGCCAAAAGTAAGCAtaatttgaatgatttaGAAAATATCATTGTAGAGAAATGTGGATTGTGCAGTGATATcaacatcaataaaattgATCAGCCAATATCTATTGATGAAACAGAATTAGCCAAATGGAATGAATAGTagtattcttttttagtCAGGCTGAAACACTGAAATTAAAAGAGGGAAGATAAATATCATTACTATTATCTGACTAAAATATGTGTCGAGTATTTACTTACCTAAATAGCCaagaagtaaaaaaaatgcgtatcaaaaatgaataaaacGTAAAATTATCGGGGAAAAACCTTGTATTTTCAAAGAGTAATAAAACGGGTGAATTAAAATCACAATATATGTATGGCTGAAGTTCAACATAAGTCATAACTAGAGAAACTTCTTCTTGCCCATGAGTTAATATTCCACCTCATAATTCCGTAATCTGTACCAATAATCAAGGAGCTCCCATTCCTATCTTCAACCCAATCGATACCTgatatattgttttcttctgagAATTCGTTACTTTCCTGAGTTGTAATCACTGGTcttctcaaaaaattggatgTGCCTCTATTATTCCTACTATTTGCAGCAAAATTGTCATCATCTGACGGTAAGTCTGGCGTTGAAGGTGGTCTGagaaaactttcaaaagctctTGCGGAAACACCATGATAGTCTGAAGAAACACGATACGTTGAGTGAACATCATTGTAAGCTTCATAatattcatcatcttcaaaaacatCATTACTAGCTTGCTGGTGAGAAAGTATTAAGGGGTCAATTAAATTTTGAGGTGCGGAATTTGACGACGAAGTTGCGATAGAATCAGCAGCAGGTGTGCCAAGACTTGCGTTAACATTGTTATTAGAATAATCGGCGGTTGGTGCCGAAGTCGATACTCTCCTTACCCTGAATGAACATCGTCTCTTGTATGGATGAGCTACGTCACTTGATGAACTACCTTTCGTAGAAAACAGAACCGATTCGTTACTAATTTTATCCATAACTTTCGGAAAAGGTAGAATTTGCGGCTCCAAATACTTTTTTGGGATTCTTTGAGCCATAGTTATCCATGGTTCTGTGGTTACATTTGGCATAGAGGGCAGCgaaaatcttcttcttgataAAGACCGATAATCCGCCCCTTGTAATTCATTTTTGCTATCATTACTTTCGTTTtcgttgttattatttgtGGTGAAATTATGATTTGTATTATGCTTCCGTTCGTTTATATATTCCATATTAACTTTATCAGGAATAACAATAACTTGGTGGTTAACGTAGTTTCTTGTATCTACAACGTGTACTCTGCCCTGATGTTCAGAAATGAATAATAAATCATCTAGGCCATAACTGAACCTACAGACTCTAAATGCACCGTTGTGGGAATGTGGTCTAGTCGAACTAATTTCTGCCATGGGAGTAGCCATGTTTCTGATATCATAAATTGCGCAAGTACCATTTTGAAATACCGTCGCAAATTGCAAGTCGTTTTCGGAAAAAGAGTTATAAAACCCATGGTCTGAATTTGGAGCTTCATATATGTTTTCGATATATTCTGATTCATCAGGTAACGCAAACCGTGGTATCCGTCTAACACGATTGACAGAACTACCCCAGGAAGGATGATTATCGTAATGTAAGGAGAATTGGTTGGTTAATTCATTTTGATTGTAAACAGCAAATTTATTAGAATCGCCAGACACTACCATCGTTTGACCATCATGTGACAAAGAAGCGTTATTCaaaggaaattttaaatcCGCATAACGCTTCACTAGTGTTACATCTCTATTACTTACATCGCATTGGTAAAGATGACCATCATTGTTGCATGCAAAAAGATCAAACTGCATACTGGCCCTGTCATAAAGTGTGACACAATTATTGATGAACTGGCCCAACGTAAAAGTCATCATTGTGTCCGTTTCTTGATTATAAAACTCCACGATGCCCTTCCAGATATTAGGATTTGAATAATGTGAATTTATAGGGAAACtaatatttttggaaatattAATCGGTTGGGAAGGTGGCGGCAACGAAATATTTGCATCTTGAGCTAAACGGTTCCAATTAGAAGGGAATCCCTTATCATCAGAACCGATTAGACCACCACAAACAGTCAACCCATTTAATTCCGTGAAACATCTCGGCTTAAAGTTGAACTCTACCAGTTTCTCGGAAGGAACatgtaaatttttggaGATATACGAGCCCGTTGTCCTAGAACCTTTTGTAGACGTTTTTTCAGTAGAGTTTTTACCACTGTTACTCGGTTGAATAGAATTATGTCGCCTTACTGGAGACCTCAATACGGAAGAATCCGTATCTAGTACTCTTATCGAATGATCGTAAATATAATACAGTTTACTCTGGTTCATGGAGCCTGGTTTGATACAATCCCGCAACTGCCAATGGTTTATGGAGACCTTGGCATCGTAGAGTTCTAAAGCAGGCATCATATAGTTTTGGTAAACCTTATCAGAGCCAGTATTTAACCGTTCATCTTGCAGCGCCTCCTTAGATTGCCCCGTGCCATCAATGGTCATTCTTTAACACGTATACTTTTGTAACTTATTGCTGTTTTTCTACCACTTTATTCGATCTTACTTGTCGTTGCTTAATCAGCAAAAGTTTTGTACTAGAATAAAGTTGTAATAGGCTTTTAATCCAGAGTCTCCTCCTCCTCACTTTCTGATCATCACCCCTTATTGCCTCAGAAAAGAGATCATACTCCGCTTTAAAGCCGTTCAATGTCACGTGACACAAAGTTGTAGCCGTATAACATATGGCGCTACCATGTTGTTATTTAGACGGGTAACATCACCGTTTAGAAAGATAAAGGAAAGTGAAATTATTGGAATGGAAAGTGTTCCCAAAAGTTCGCACCAAcgcaaaaagaaatttttttttcaattttgatATCATCGTTGCGTAGAGGAAGCCCTAACTGAGTAGAGAAATTATATGGTATTTTCCTTGtaatatttgattttgagtCGATATCCcctttgttcttcttccttcCTTCGCTTGTTTTAGTTGTATACTTGGTTTATTGtggaagatttttttttctgcttcGTAGTTTTAAATTAGAAGTTATTTCTTTGCAAATTTCTCTTCCCCCCACAGTATTCTTTTAGAGGTGAAGTAGAAATAAACCAAGAAAGCATACACATTTTATTCTCAATGTCCAACCCATTTGATTTGTTAGGTAACGACGTCGAAGACGCTGACGTTGTCGTTTTGCCACCAAAGGAAATCGTCAAGAGCAACACTTCCTCCAAGAAGGCTGACGTCCCACCTCCATCCGCTGACCCATCCAAGGCTAGAAAGAACAGACCAAGACCTTCTGGTAACGAGGGTGCTATCAGAGACAAGACCGCTGGTAGAAGAAACAACAGATCAAAGGATGTCACTGACTCTGCCACCACCAAGAAGTCCAACACCAGAAGGGCCACTGACCGCCACTCTAGAACTGGTAAGACTGACaccaagaagaaggttAACCAAGGTTGGGGTGATGACAAGAAGGAATTGAGTGCTGAAAAGGAAGCTCAAGCCGATGCTGCTGCTGAAATTGCTGAAGACGCTGCAGAAGCTGAAGACGCTGGTAAGCCAAAGACCGCTCAATTGTCTTTGCAAGACTACTTGAACCAACAAGCTAACAACCAGTTCAACAAGGTCCCAGAAGCTAAGAAGGTTGAATTAGACGctgaaagaattgaaacTGCTGAAAAGGAAGCTTACGTTCCAGCAACCAAGGTCAAGAACGTCAAATCTAAGCAATTGAAGACCAAGGAGTACTTGGAATTTGATGCCACTTTTGTTGAATCTAACACTAGAAAGAACTTCGGTGAcagaaacaacaacagcagaAACAACTTCAACAACCGTCGTGGTGGTAGAGGCGCTAGAAAGGGTAACAACACTGCTAACGCTACTAACTCTGCTAACACCGTTCAAAAGAACCGTAACATTGACGTTTCTAACTTGCCATCTTTGGCTTAAGCCTTATATATGAATAATTCCAACTGAAAGAATCCAATAACAGTGTTCTACTTTCTGTTtctattactattattattttaattGGTTATTTACTATATAATTTGCAAGTGAAGATGATCATGCTGGCAAAccaaagaataaaattgGGTTGACATCCAATCGAGAATATGACATatcattttgttttatttaagcaataaaaaataaatgactTTTAAtttacttttcaattttctttttttttttttcacttctgAGATGTGCAAGCGTGTAGTTTGTTTGTATTTGTAtaacaatttcatcattagtcattcttcattaaa
Above is a genomic segment from Saccharomyces cerevisiae S288C chromosome XII, complete sequence containing:
- the GID11 gene encoding Gid11p (Substrate receptor of the glucose-induced degradation-deficient (GID) complex that targets gluconeogenic enzymes for proteasomal degradation upon switch from ethanol to glucose as a carbon source; overexpression causes a cell cycle delay or arrest; null mutation results in a decrease in plasma membrane electron transport; protein abundance increases in response to DNA replication stress), whose protein sequence is MTIDGTGQSKEALQDERLNTGSDKVYQNYMMPALELYDAKVSINHWQLRDCIKPGSMNQSKLYYIYDHSIRVLDTDSSVLRSPVRRHNSIQPSNSGKNSTEKTSTKGSRTTGSYISKNLHVPSEKLVEFNFKPRCFTELNGLTVCGGLIGSDDKGFPSNWNRLAQDANISLPPPSQPINISKNISFPINSHYSNPNIWKGIVEFYNQETDTMMTFTLGQFINNCVTLYDRASMQFDLFACNNDGHLYQCDVSNRDVTLVKRYADLKFPLNNASLSHDGQTMVVSGDSNKFAVYNQNELTNQFSLHYDNHPSWGSSVNRVRRIPRFALPDESEYIENIYEAPNSDHGFYNSFSENDLQFATVFQNGTCAIYDIRNMATPMAEISSTRPHSHNGAFRVCRFSYGLDDLLFISEHQGRVHVVDTRNYVNHQVIVIPDKVNMEYINERKHNTNHNFTTNNNNENESNDSKNELQGADYRSLSRRRFSLPSMPNVTTEPWITMAQRIPKKYLEPQILPFPKVMDKISNESVLFSTKGSSSSDVAHPYKRRCSFRVRRVSTSAPTADYSNNNVNASLGTPAADSIATSSSNSAPQNLIDPLILSHQQASNDVFEDDEYYEAYNDVHSTYRVSSDYHGVSARAFESFLRPPSTPDLPSDDDNFAANSRNNRGTSNFLRRPVITTQESNEFSEENNISGIDWVEDRNGSSLIIGTDYGIMRWNINSWARRSFSSYDLC
- the STM1 gene encoding Stm1p (Ribosome hibernation factor; regulates ribosome homeostasis by coupling ribosome biosynthesis and degradation in response to nutrient availability; has nucleolar role promoting ribosome biogenesis during exponential growth, distinct from cytosolic role during nutrient starvation when it forms dormant 80S ribosomes protecting them from proteasomal degradation; perturbs association of Yef3p with ribosomes; binds G4 quadruplex and purine motif triplex nucleic acid; helps maintain telomere structure) gives rise to the protein MSNPFDLLGNDVEDADVVVLPPKEIVKSNTSSKKADVPPPSADPSKARKNRPRPSGNEGAIRDKTAGRRNNRSKDVTDSATTKKSNTRRATDRHSRTGKTDTKKKVNQGWGDDKKELSAEKEAQADAAAEIAEDAAEAEDAGKPKTAQLSLQDYLNQQANNQFNKVPEAKKVELDAERIETAEKEAYVPATKVKNVKSKQLKTKEYLEFDATFVESNTRKNFGDRNNNSRNNFNNRRGGRGARKGNNTANATNSANTVQKNRNIDVSNLPSLA